One segment of Sulfobacillus thermosulfidooxidans DSM 9293 DNA contains the following:
- a CDS encoding 50S ribosomal protein L11 methyltransferase, giving the protein MPWVGNSSSSPDYMAVTCFVSPDDVEMAAQVLLDFGLSGIEWEDGQPVQAPFTDIPLIPGKPFVRGYFPDEPGFGKIRAELERLANEHGWTITMDRIRTEDWANNWKQYYHPIYLKDHYVVVPAWQDVDGIDEDHQIILDPAMAFGTGTHPTTFMCLNEIIEINPHSLRVLDLGAGSGILAILAARMQAHETWAVEPDPVAFRALESNIALNHLKIHTLLGTLKDVPPDKVFDLALCNLIADIIIPEWPSLIQHLHKGSQAILSGILWDRREEIVRVVESYGGRITKMVEREGWAMMVAAP; this is encoded by the coding sequence ATGCCCTGGGTCGGTAATTCATCCTCTTCTCCTGATTATATGGCGGTAACCTGTTTTGTGTCCCCTGATGATGTGGAAATGGCTGCCCAGGTGTTGTTAGATTTTGGCCTTAGTGGGATTGAATGGGAAGATGGTCAACCCGTGCAAGCTCCTTTTACGGATATTCCCTTAATTCCCGGAAAACCGTTTGTTCGCGGCTATTTTCCTGATGAGCCGGGATTTGGCAAGATTCGGGCGGAATTGGAACGTTTGGCTAATGAGCACGGCTGGACTATAACAATGGACCGGATCCGTACAGAAGACTGGGCTAACAATTGGAAACAATATTATCACCCGATTTATTTAAAGGATCACTACGTCGTCGTCCCGGCCTGGCAAGATGTGGACGGCATTGATGAGGACCACCAGATTATTTTGGATCCGGCGATGGCGTTTGGCACCGGAACACATCCGACCACCTTTATGTGCTTAAACGAAATTATCGAGATCAATCCTCATAGCTTGCGAGTTTTAGATTTAGGAGCGGGATCTGGCATTCTCGCCATATTAGCCGCAAGAATGCAGGCCCATGAAACTTGGGCTGTGGAACCCGATCCGGTGGCGTTTCGGGCTTTGGAGTCAAATATTGCCCTCAATCATTTGAAAATCCATACGCTTTTAGGGACCTTGAAGGATGTACCCCCAGATAAGGTGTTTGACCTGGCATTATGCAATTTGATCGCGGATATTATCATTCCCGAATGGCCGTCATTGATTCAGCACTTGCACAAAGGAAGTCAAGCGATATTATCGGGGATTTTGTGGGACAGACGTGAGGAGATTGTCCGGGTTGTGGAATCTTATGGTGGACGCATTACCAAGATGGTAGAACGAGAAGGCTGGGCGATGATGGTGGCGGCACCATGA
- the dnaJ gene encoding molecular chaperone DnaJ — translation MAKRDYYEVLGVSRNASPDEIKRAFRRLAAKYHPDANPGDKTAEERFKEINEAYQVLQDPEKRARYDQFGADGPQMGNPFGQDFGFGGFGDIFDIFFGNGSSQGRRSGPIKGPDLRYDLTLTLEEVLTGSTQTIRVTRDEICPRCHGNQAEPGTRLEMCPTCHGNGQVERIRESFLGRIRQVETCPKCHGSGRIIPVPCKECHGRGQVRAEKSLSVTIPAGVDEGTRLRVAGEGGAGQHGGPPGDLIVFVHVKEHERFTRDGDDIWVEEPITFAQAALGADLKIKTLNGEETLHIPGGTQTGTVFKLSRQGLPRLGNASIRGSLNVKVKVMVPTSLTHKERELLHMWAEMRKEDVAHEDKSIFKKVKDALGR, via the coding sequence ATGGCAAAGCGCGATTATTATGAAGTGTTGGGTGTCAGCCGCAATGCGAGTCCTGACGAAATCAAGCGTGCCTTTAGACGCCTTGCCGCCAAGTATCACCCCGATGCCAATCCTGGAGATAAGACGGCGGAAGAGCGATTTAAAGAAATCAATGAAGCGTATCAAGTGCTACAGGACCCCGAAAAACGTGCACGTTATGATCAATTTGGCGCCGATGGCCCACAGATGGGAAACCCCTTTGGCCAAGATTTTGGCTTTGGCGGGTTTGGTGACATTTTCGATATTTTCTTCGGCAATGGGTCTTCGCAAGGACGCCGCAGCGGTCCTATTAAAGGTCCTGATTTGCGCTACGATTTGACCTTAACCTTAGAAGAAGTGCTCACCGGGAGTACGCAGACGATTCGGGTGACACGGGATGAAATCTGCCCGAGATGTCACGGCAATCAGGCGGAACCGGGGACACGGCTCGAAATGTGTCCAACTTGTCATGGTAATGGTCAAGTCGAACGGATTCGAGAAAGTTTCTTAGGACGGATTCGGCAGGTGGAAACTTGTCCAAAATGTCATGGCAGTGGACGCATCATTCCGGTGCCGTGTAAAGAATGTCACGGTCGCGGTCAAGTTCGTGCTGAAAAAAGTTTAAGTGTTACCATTCCTGCAGGTGTCGATGAAGGCACACGGCTTCGGGTGGCTGGTGAAGGTGGGGCTGGACAGCATGGAGGGCCGCCGGGAGATTTAATTGTGTTTGTGCACGTGAAAGAACATGAGCGATTCACCCGTGATGGCGATGACATTTGGGTGGAAGAACCCATTACTTTTGCGCAAGCAGCGTTAGGCGCGGATCTGAAAATTAAGACGTTGAATGGGGAAGAAACCTTGCATATTCCGGGTGGCACCCAAACCGGCACCGTCTTTAAGCTGTCGCGGCAAGGATTGCCAAGATTGGGGAATGCCAGTATTCGCGGTTCGTTGAATGTCAAAGTTAAAGTCATGGTGCCGACATCTTTGACCCATAAAGAACGGGAATTGTTGCATATGTGGGCTGAAATGCGCAAAGAAGATGTTGCGCACGAAGACAAGAGCATATTCAAGAAGGTGAAAGATGCCCTGGGTCGGTAA
- the grpE gene encoding nucleotide exchange factor GrpE, with translation MADERDKKAQTDREPYDEEQQDTEGLVDENQEQVDSQGEAEDQEAAANDTETNWQQVAQDRYDQLVRLQADFDNYRRRVDREREELRGYVTGAILGDFLPVYDNLERALKYMPDTDEAKAWRMGVEMTLKGFNDVLTKFGVTPIPTVGTIFDPRVHEAVQRVDSDEPEGTIIEELLKGFQWKDRVLRASLVKVSTGQGTPEAQKSQTDSAS, from the coding sequence ATGGCGGACGAGCGCGACAAGAAAGCGCAAACAGATAGGGAACCATATGATGAAGAACAACAAGACACCGAAGGACTCGTTGATGAAAATCAAGAACAGGTGGATTCTCAAGGTGAGGCGGAAGACCAAGAAGCCGCTGCGAATGACACTGAAACCAATTGGCAGCAGGTAGCGCAGGACCGTTATGATCAGTTAGTGCGCCTTCAAGCAGATTTTGATAACTACAGGCGCCGGGTAGACCGAGAACGGGAAGAGCTCCGCGGATATGTAACGGGCGCGATCTTGGGAGATTTCTTGCCCGTCTACGACAACTTAGAGCGGGCGTTGAAATACATGCCGGACACTGATGAAGCCAAAGCGTGGCGCATGGGAGTCGAAATGACTCTGAAAGGCTTCAACGATGTCTTGACCAAATTTGGGGTGACCCCGATTCCCACAGTGGGAACCATCTTTGATCCCAGAGTGCATGAAGCCGTCCAACGGGTTGACAGCGATGAGCCTGAAGGGACCATTATCGAGGAATTATTAAAGGGATTTCAATGGAAAGACCGTGTCTTGCGTGCGAGCTTGGTCAAAGTTTCCACGGGGCAGGGCACGCCAGAAGCCCAAAAATCGCAAACGGATTCGGCGTCATGA
- the hrcA gene encoding heat-inducible transcriptional repressor HrcA: MDTRKRTILQALTEDYINSAEPVGSRTLAKKYNLGISPATIRNEMADLEEWGFLEQPHTSAGRVPSDKGYRFYVDELMSKAPIGHELLERIRSTYQSRVRELEWFIHQTAKLVSDITGYPSIVLAPSWEQGIFSALHFVGVGEDSALLIIRTADGFTQNKTVSIPKELSLAQLNALAQDFSRQFAGVSMRDLQNYILDPLSTSLFEHAALWQTVLGWFLTEGSDDERMTVAGPLTILNYPEFNDINKVRRVLGFLEQDKAVEQIVHSHPADGVMALIGSETSIEDIQDCSVVTASYRVGQTVVGRVMVVGPRRMQYAYVMTVLEVVSDELSQALKWA, from the coding sequence GTGGATACACGGAAACGAACCATTTTGCAAGCTTTGACGGAAGACTACATTAATTCGGCAGAGCCTGTGGGTTCACGCACTTTAGCAAAAAAATATAATTTGGGCATTAGTCCGGCGACCATCCGCAATGAAATGGCGGATTTGGAAGAATGGGGTTTTCTGGAACAGCCGCATACATCGGCTGGCCGAGTACCCTCGGATAAGGGTTACCGTTTTTATGTCGATGAGTTAATGTCCAAAGCGCCAATTGGCCATGAATTGCTGGAGCGCATCCGGTCCACGTACCAGTCACGTGTGCGAGAACTGGAGTGGTTTATTCACCAGACCGCCAAGTTAGTCAGTGATATTACGGGGTATCCTTCTATTGTCCTGGCTCCATCGTGGGAACAAGGAATTTTTTCCGCGTTGCATTTTGTGGGGGTGGGAGAAGATAGTGCCCTATTAATTATTCGCACAGCGGATGGATTTACACAAAATAAGACTGTGTCGATTCCCAAAGAGCTGAGTTTGGCCCAGTTAAATGCCCTCGCTCAAGATTTCTCGCGCCAATTTGCCGGGGTTTCGATGCGCGATTTGCAAAATTATATATTAGATCCGTTATCGACGAGCCTCTTCGAACATGCTGCCTTATGGCAAACCGTACTGGGATGGTTCTTAACGGAGGGATCCGATGATGAGCGGATGACCGTGGCGGGTCCCTTAACCATCCTCAATTATCCGGAATTTAATGATATCAACAAAGTACGCAGAGTCTTAGGGTTTTTGGAGCAAGATAAAGCTGTCGAACAAATTGTCCATTCGCATCCTGCCGACGGGGTTATGGCATTGATTGGTTCGGAGACGTCCATTGAAGATATACAAGATTGTAGTGTGGTCACCGCGTCCTACCGGGTAGGACAGACCGTGGTGGGACGCGTGATGGTTGTCGGGCCTAGACGGATGCAATATGCTTATGTGATGACGGTTTTGGAAGTGGTTTCGGACGAACTGTCTCAAGCGCTCAAGTGGGCGTAA
- the hemW gene encoding radical SAM family heme chaperone HemW — translation MMDPALSDWGLYIHIPFCQARCTYCDFNTITGMGEDDYRRYVSALIKEWDQQIEIPAGNLVSIFLGGGTPSLLEPAQVASILEAVAKRLPHTGQSIEITMEANPGTVNVKRLRQYRMAGVNRLSLGVQAWQNHHLQQLNRIHTAQDARIAMESAREAGFENVNCDLIYGLPQQSLAEWQESLEAVLALKPDHLSLYQLQIEEGTPLATQLKRGLLSLPATDLTADMADIGRMTLLRAGFMPYEISNYCLPGKHSRHNRLYWTMNPYLALGAGAHGYWHGRRWWNIRGIRRYMEAIEAGENVKAGEEWLDRQEEMREYVWLGLREEGGFSRTRFHHKFGVNPEGLLGSIFRRLHNQGLIERDKDRIRLTSRGRDMANYVFREFVGTDQYA, via the coding sequence ATGATGGATCCGGCCTTATCGGATTGGGGGCTATATATTCACATTCCGTTTTGCCAGGCGCGTTGTACCTATTGCGACTTTAATACCATTACGGGAATGGGTGAAGACGATTACCGGCGGTATGTCAGTGCCTTAATAAAAGAGTGGGATCAGCAAATAGAAATACCTGCTGGAAATCTGGTCTCCATCTTTTTAGGCGGAGGCACTCCGTCGTTGTTGGAACCAGCCCAGGTTGCCAGCATCCTTGAGGCCGTGGCCAAGCGGCTACCGCATACCGGGCAATCCATAGAGATTACGATGGAGGCGAATCCCGGAACTGTTAATGTCAAACGATTACGTCAGTACCGTATGGCAGGCGTTAATCGCCTGTCATTAGGTGTGCAGGCATGGCAAAATCATCACCTGCAACAACTTAACCGGATTCATACCGCCCAAGACGCTAGGATTGCCATGGAATCTGCTCGTGAGGCGGGATTTGAAAATGTCAATTGTGATTTAATTTATGGGTTGCCGCAACAGAGCTTAGCCGAATGGCAAGAATCTCTGGAAGCCGTGTTGGCCCTAAAACCTGATCACTTATCCTTATATCAATTACAAATTGAGGAAGGCACTCCTTTAGCCACCCAATTGAAAAGGGGCCTCTTGTCCTTACCCGCTACCGATTTGACTGCCGATATGGCCGATATTGGGCGCATGACGTTATTACGGGCAGGTTTTATGCCTTATGAAATATCGAACTATTGTCTTCCGGGAAAACATTCGCGGCATAACCGTCTATATTGGACCATGAATCCTTATTTAGCTTTAGGCGCTGGGGCCCACGGATATTGGCATGGACGTCGGTGGTGGAATATTCGCGGCATTAGACGCTATATGGAAGCGATAGAGGCCGGTGAAAACGTTAAGGCAGGAGAGGAATGGTTGGATCGCCAAGAGGAAATGCGGGAATATGTGTGGTTAGGCTTGCGAGAAGAGGGAGGATTCTCCCGTACGCGATTCCATCATAAATTTGGGGTAAATCCCGAAGGACTCTTGGGTTCTATATTTCGTCGCCTGCATAATCAAGGTCTTATTGAGCGGGACAAGGACCGGATTCGGCTGACTTCACGCGGCCGGGATATGGCCAACTATGTGTTTCGGGAATTTGTCGGAACTGACCAATATGCTTGA
- the lepA gene encoding translation elongation factor 4, which yields MNQSEIRNFSIIAHIDHGKSTLADRLIERTGTLTAREMAPQVLDSMDLERERGITIKAQAVRLEYEYQGQRYELNLIDTPGHVDFTYEVSRALQACEGALLVIDAAQGVEAQTLANLYLALEHDLTVIPIINKIDLPNANPERVQEELIEIGLDGTEAILVSAKQGIGIDETLAAIVSRIPPPVGNPEAPLRALIFDSRFDSYKGVLVYIRVVDGSLHVGDKIQFMATGASFEVTEIGVFRPHPTTVSSLSTGEVGFFAASIKTVQDTRVGDTVTLADHPAKEALPGYRPAQPMVFSGLYPVDTSDYGRLREALEKLQLNDASLTFEPETSAALGFGFRAGFLGLLHLDVIQERLEREYNLSLITTAPNVVYQVRLVTGEEIRVDNPALMPPAGDIEEIREPMVSASIITPSEYIGAVMELAQERRGIYKDLSYIDSQRAMLSYSLPLGEIMFDFFDQLKSRTRGYASFDYQWSGFAPSDLVRLDILINGEVVDAFSMIVHRDKAYYRGRTLVEKLRDLIPRQLFEVPLQAAIGGRVIARETVKAMRKDVLAKCYGGDITRKRKLLEKQKEGKKRMKAVGNVEIPQEAFMAILRVDDNK from the coding sequence GTGAACCAATCGGAAATTCGGAACTTCTCAATTATCGCCCATATTGATCATGGCAAAAGTACTTTGGCGGACCGTCTCATTGAACGAACCGGAACATTAACGGCGCGTGAGATGGCTCCCCAAGTGTTGGATTCGATGGATCTAGAACGCGAGCGCGGGATTACCATTAAAGCGCAAGCGGTGCGTTTGGAATATGAATATCAAGGGCAGCGTTACGAACTCAATTTAATTGATACCCCGGGCCATGTTGATTTTACCTATGAAGTCTCACGAGCGTTGCAAGCTTGTGAAGGCGCTTTATTAGTGATTGACGCGGCACAAGGCGTTGAAGCCCAAACATTAGCGAATTTGTATTTGGCCTTAGAACATGATCTGACCGTTATCCCGATCATCAATAAAATTGATTTGCCTAACGCCAATCCCGAGCGTGTCCAAGAAGAATTAATTGAAATCGGTTTAGACGGGACCGAAGCCATTTTGGTTTCGGCTAAACAAGGCATCGGTATCGATGAGACGCTGGCAGCTATTGTCTCCCGCATTCCGCCTCCTGTTGGCAACCCAGAGGCCCCATTAAGAGCTCTAATTTTTGATTCTCGCTTTGACAGTTATAAAGGCGTCTTGGTATATATTCGGGTTGTTGATGGATCCCTTCATGTGGGAGATAAGATCCAATTTATGGCGACCGGGGCATCCTTTGAAGTGACGGAAATCGGTGTATTTCGTCCTCATCCTACGACGGTTTCGTCCCTGTCGACCGGAGAGGTGGGGTTTTTTGCGGCATCCATTAAAACGGTCCAAGATACCCGTGTCGGGGATACCGTCACCCTCGCCGACCATCCGGCCAAAGAAGCATTACCGGGCTATCGCCCCGCGCAACCGATGGTATTTTCCGGCTTATACCCCGTTGACACCAGTGATTACGGGCGGCTTAGAGAAGCCTTAGAAAAATTGCAACTCAATGATGCCTCGTTAACATTTGAACCAGAAACCTCTGCTGCCCTAGGCTTTGGATTTCGGGCGGGATTTCTTGGTCTATTACACTTAGACGTCATTCAAGAACGGTTGGAACGTGAGTACAATTTGTCCTTGATTACCACCGCGCCTAACGTGGTCTATCAAGTGCGGCTCGTTACAGGAGAAGAAATTCGGGTCGACAATCCAGCACTCATGCCGCCAGCGGGCGATATTGAGGAAATTCGGGAGCCGATGGTGAGTGCCAGTATTATTACTCCCAGTGAATATATTGGGGCGGTCATGGAACTGGCACAGGAACGCCGTGGCATTTATAAAGATCTTTCCTATATTGATAGCCAGCGAGCCATGTTGTCCTATTCTCTCCCCTTGGGAGAAATTATGTTCGATTTCTTTGACCAATTAAAATCCCGAACCCGGGGGTATGCCTCTTTTGATTACCAGTGGAGCGGCTTTGCTCCCTCGGATCTGGTGCGTCTTGACATCCTCATCAATGGGGAAGTCGTGGATGCTTTTTCCATGATTGTGCACCGGGACAAGGCTTATTACCGGGGACGAACACTGGTGGAGAAACTACGCGATCTGATTCCCCGTCAGTTGTTTGAAGTACCACTGCAAGCAGCAATTGGGGGACGGGTTATTGCCCGGGAAACGGTCAAGGCGATGCGCAAGGATGTTTTGGCCAAATGTTATGGGGGTGACATTACCCGTAAACGAAAGCTTCTCGAGAAACAGAAAGAAGGAAAAAAACGGATGAAAGCCGTGGGCAATGTGGAAATTCCCCAGGAAGCCTTTATGGCCATTTTACGAGTGGATGATAATAAATGA
- a CDS encoding DoxX family membrane protein codes for MNRYQIVDMRWITVLRIVDGLYFLWRGIFKMYTPTSVWLIPRVTQALPTTPLAPIIRTYIFPHVVVFGYAVGVLEIFGGGLLVLGLGGRIPPFILFILNTVFFLTLGFKEPHDMELNLLMGIMNLMFAMSVQQKATKQSTAT; via the coding sequence ATGAATCGCTATCAGATTGTTGACATGCGCTGGATAACAGTCTTACGCATTGTTGACGGATTGTATTTTCTGTGGCGGGGTATTTTTAAAATGTATACCCCCACCAGTGTGTGGTTGATTCCCCGCGTAACCCAAGCGCTGCCGACGACGCCGCTCGCGCCGATCATTCGCACGTATATTTTTCCTCATGTCGTGGTTTTTGGTTATGCGGTCGGGGTTCTTGAAATTTTTGGTGGAGGACTGTTAGTATTGGGTCTCGGAGGACGCATACCTCCATTTATTTTATTTATCTTAAACACGGTATTCTTTTTGACGCTAGGTTTCAAAGAACCGCATGATATGGAACTTAATTTGCTGATGGGGATTATGAATCTTATGTTTGCCATGAGCGTACAGCAAAAGGCGACAAAACAGTCGACTGCCACTTAA
- a CDS encoding HAD family hydrolase, whose product MSRPKAILFDLDNTLYDFTATWTQATYPLVQELIEAHHKEEIPVPELWGIFERINRVIFSHVDHGHLPGRLGRQLRWELLGAVLNIPIDPHEMNSRHLDAMMFCIPFEETSLVIPTLAQSYPLGIVTNGPEDLLNRRLTAIGLDSYFPAQCRISAERAGFFKPHPEIFQKALTALGVAPQDALYIGDSWEYDVLGAYNAHIPCLWFNPYHRPCPTPQMVLQEIHTLSDLLHSQWIPLP is encoded by the coding sequence ATGTCTCGTCCCAAAGCCATCTTATTCGATTTAGATAACACCTTATATGATTTTACCGCAACGTGGACTCAAGCCACTTATCCCCTGGTGCAGGAGCTCATAGAGGCTCACCACAAAGAGGAAATTCCCGTTCCCGAATTATGGGGAATTTTTGAACGTATTAACCGCGTGATTTTTTCTCATGTCGATCATGGCCATCTTCCCGGCCGTTTAGGTCGGCAATTACGGTGGGAACTACTCGGTGCGGTGTTAAATATCCCTATTGACCCGCATGAGATGAACTCGCGCCACCTGGACGCCATGATGTTTTGCATCCCCTTTGAGGAAACCTCCCTCGTCATACCTACCTTGGCCCAGTCCTACCCGTTAGGGATTGTCACCAATGGCCCGGAAGATCTTTTAAATCGGCGTCTTACAGCCATAGGTCTGGACTCCTATTTCCCCGCTCAATGCCGGATTTCCGCCGAGCGTGCCGGATTCTTCAAACCCCACCCGGAAATATTCCAAAAGGCTTTAACCGCGTTAGGGGTTGCCCCTCAAGACGCCCTGTATATTGGAGATTCCTGGGAATATGATGTATTAGGTGCTTATAACGCTCATATTCCTTGTCTATGGTTTAATCCCTACCATCGTCCTTGTCCCACTCCTCAGATGGTGTTACAAGAAATTCATACACTTTCAGATCTCCTACATAGTCAGTGGATTCCCCTACCATAA
- the fdhD gene encoding formate dehydrogenase accessory sulfurtransferase FdhD, which translates to MTPLPANFFDDAIRIYPRQHYAHGQWHQEPAEVVIEEPLTLFINGREFVTMVVTPTNIQELIVGFLAAEGFITNAEEIRVFQYHPDDKQVWIRVPHLKEEQLNQFGKRYLSGCCGRGRPGFYFADDADVEPLHLPTRPYHLDVHRINHLFLELTQYTHQQHSGGLHAAGLADSEHMIAVRFDAGRHNALDKLYGYTLLHQITRDNKVIVFSGRLSAEVIIKTGRMGVPLIISNAAPTTMGLELADALGITVIGFVRNDEMSIYTHEERLSTITTL; encoded by the coding sequence ATGACACCATTACCAGCCAATTTCTTTGACGATGCGATTCGCATTTATCCGCGCCAGCATTATGCGCATGGACAGTGGCATCAAGAACCGGCGGAAGTGGTCATTGAAGAACCCCTGACCCTGTTTATTAATGGCCGGGAATTTGTCACCATGGTGGTGACACCTACTAACATTCAGGAATTAATCGTGGGTTTTTTAGCCGCTGAAGGTTTTATCACAAACGCCGAGGAAATTCGGGTTTTTCAATATCACCCGGATGATAAGCAAGTATGGATTCGAGTACCCCATCTTAAGGAAGAGCAGCTTAATCAATTTGGTAAAAGATATTTAAGTGGTTGTTGTGGGCGTGGCCGCCCTGGCTTTTATTTTGCGGATGATGCCGACGTTGAGCCCCTTCATCTTCCAACACGACCATATCACCTGGATGTCCACAGGATTAATCACTTATTCCTAGAGCTCACACAATACACACATCAACAGCATTCAGGTGGTCTTCACGCTGCGGGATTAGCCGACAGCGAACACATGATTGCCGTCCGTTTTGACGCCGGCCGCCACAACGCCTTGGATAAACTCTATGGATACACGCTACTTCATCAGATTACTCGTGACAATAAAGTCATTGTGTTCTCTGGACGTCTTTCAGCTGAAGTCATCATTAAAACAGGTCGAATGGGCGTCCCCTTGATTATTTCCAATGCCGCGCCGACAACCATGGGTCTCGAATTAGCTGACGCTTTAGGCATTACGGTGATTGGTTTTGTTCGCAATGATGAGATGAGCATCTATACGCACGAAGAACGCTTGTCCACTATCACCACCTTATAG
- the spoIIP gene encoding stage II sporulation protein P yields MRRPFRWRFPRVIWIHWTPGRSKRPKDWKRRLRVAGMPHHEKPFQPFLPKRIPWTSLGLYAGVLGLAGMIFFNVPARTGPALPVTGHVGIPTKTSWLSRNLEKWKNNPSTLISWLDQGLPLAKISKESSHTFSWHIRSIIMTALSDISGIELNSLERILQAEIPALSQVPSHVEGLTTHSRPLPRPKEQDATDANLPGDNGRIWAELGTKPLVGIYQTHSHEAFWPALPKNSPTAYSTDWSKTVVQVGWWLAQDLNNRGIAVVQSRVDNMSQGLLPSYNESYHTAKRLLKWYPSVHILLDIHRSDKPLDETTAVIHGVKTARILLVVGSNKLLPNPYWHQNLELAIHIAHHLRSIAPGILQGDGIDMVPYRYNQQLAPGDLLIEIGGAYNTLAEERYAVNDLAKAISQVIRDKQYPS; encoded by the coding sequence ATGCGTCGACCGTTTCGTTGGCGATTTCCACGGGTCATTTGGATTCATTGGACACCGGGAAGGTCTAAACGGCCTAAGGACTGGAAAAGGCGTTTGCGTGTCGCGGGAATGCCCCACCATGAGAAGCCCTTTCAACCATTCTTGCCCAAGCGGATACCGTGGACAAGTCTTGGCTTATATGCGGGTGTACTCGGATTAGCGGGAATGATTTTTTTCAATGTGCCTGCCCGAACGGGCCCGGCATTGCCGGTGACGGGGCATGTTGGCATTCCCACCAAGACGTCATGGTTAAGCCGCAACCTGGAAAAGTGGAAAAATAATCCGTCCACCTTGATTAGCTGGTTAGACCAAGGATTACCGCTTGCGAAGATATCAAAAGAATCCTCCCACACCTTTTCTTGGCATATTCGTTCGATCATTATGACGGCCTTGTCCGATATCTCGGGGATTGAGTTAAATAGCTTGGAACGCATTTTGCAGGCCGAAATTCCGGCCTTAAGCCAGGTTCCCTCGCATGTCGAGGGATTGACGACTCATTCTCGTCCTTTACCTCGTCCCAAAGAGCAAGATGCCACTGATGCCAATTTACCCGGGGACAACGGCCGCATTTGGGCGGAACTGGGTACAAAACCCCTAGTGGGCATTTATCAAACACACAGCCATGAGGCATTTTGGCCGGCGTTACCAAAAAATTCTCCCACAGCGTATTCCACTGATTGGTCCAAGACCGTGGTACAGGTGGGATGGTGGTTGGCTCAAGATTTGAATAACCGCGGGATTGCGGTGGTGCAATCCCGGGTCGATAACATGTCCCAAGGTCTTTTGCCCAGTTATAATGAGTCCTACCATACCGCCAAACGCCTGTTAAAATGGTATCCGAGTGTTCACATTTTGTTGGACATTCATCGCAGTGACAAACCCTTAGATGAAACCACAGCGGTGATTCATGGGGTCAAAACGGCCCGCATCTTATTAGTTGTGGGTAGCAACAAATTATTGCCCAATCCGTATTGGCATCAAAATTTGGAATTGGCCATCCATATCGCGCATCATCTGCGGAGTATTGCGCCCGGTATCCTTCAAGGCGACGGGATTGACATGGTTCCCTACCGTTATAATCAGCAGCTAGCACCGGGAGACTTATTAATAGAAATTGGAGGCGCTTACAATACATTAGCCGAAGAAAGATATGCGGTGAATGACCTAGCTAAGGCAATCAGTCAAGTGATCCGTGATAAACAGTACCCATCCTAA
- the rpsT gene encoding 30S ribosomal protein S20, whose protein sequence is MANIKSAKKRIKQTQVRTLRNKIRKTMVRTAVRRFEDALNRNDLESAEMALRFCYARLDRAAQKGAIHRNAAARKKSRLTQRLNKLKSASA, encoded by the coding sequence GTGGCCAATATTAAGTCTGCCAAAAAGCGCATCAAACAAACACAGGTTCGGACTTTGCGCAATAAGATCCGGAAAACCATGGTACGAACGGCTGTACGGCGCTTTGAAGATGCCTTAAACCGGAATGATTTAGAGTCTGCTGAGATGGCTTTACGTTTTTGCTATGCTCGTTTAGACCGGGCTGCACAAAAGGGCGCCATTCACCGAAATGCCGCAGCTCGTAAGAAATCTCGGTTAACGCAGCGCCTGAACAAACTGAAATCAGCGTCTGCATAA